In Nocardia sp. NBC_01327, the genomic stretch GCGGTGCACCGCATTCGGCTCCCCCAGCCGCTGACAGGCCGCATCGACCGCGGCGATGAACTGATCGATGGCCGCATCACCGTTGACATGCGCGATGACCTGAATATTGCGCCGGAAGGCCTGGTACACCTTGTCGTTCGCGTCTTCGTCGCTCAGGATCCGATAGCCGCTGTAACCGTCCTCCTTACCGGGAACCGGCTGCACGAAGTACGGCTCGGTGAGCCATGCGGTCCGCCCCTGCGGTGAGCCGTCCAGCACCAGCTTGACTCCGGCCAGGCGCATGCCGCGGAAGTAGTCGTCCTTGACATCCAGCCGGTCCCAATCCGCATCGGTTACCAGCTCCGAGGCCTTGAAATACACGGCGAGGTCGATCAGGAAACCGGTGGAATTCTGCAGCCCCCGAAGGTAATCCAGGATCGGGCGCTTGACCCCGCCGTCCTGCGCGGTGGTGAACCCGAATCCGTTGTACTCCTTACGCCCCGCCGCGTAGAGACCGGCGCTGTCGAGCGGGTTCAGTCCGCTCACGGCCAGATCGAAGGCCGGATCGAACACCGTCTCCTCCAGCGGCTGGGGCGCGCCGAGGTCGTAGCCGAGCAACCGCAGTCCCTCTGCGTTGACCACACCCAGATGCGCGGACTGGTGCACCGCGAGCACCGGCCGATTCTGCCCGTCCGCATCGGAGACCCGCTCCAGATCCTCCAGCGTGGGATGACCGCCGATCAGCGAATCGTCGTATCCCATACCGATAATCCACTTCGACCGCTTGCCGACGTCCGTCTTCGCCCACGCCGACAGCGTGCCGACCACATCCTCGACCGAGGCCACTTTTCCGTCGGGCTCCGCGAGCAGATTCGCGAGCATGGCCTGCAATCCGACCCCGCCCATATGGCCGTGCGCATCGATGAATCCCGGCAGCAGGCACTCGCCGCGCAGGTCCTGCATACGCGTGGAGTTCCCCTTCCACTGCGCCTCGGCCTCCGCGAGATCACCGACGAAGACGATCTTTTCGCCGCGAACGGCCACCGCCTCGGGCGGCGCGGCCTCCCCCTCGTTCATCGTCACGATCGAGCCGTTGAAGAAGATGCGATCAGCCTTGAGCAAGGCCGAGGTATCGGAGTCTGACATGGCGAACCTCTTCCAACCGATCGCCGAAAGAGGTCGCCCACAGTCGCACCAGCCGCCCCCAGCAGCGATGCCGACGAAATGAGAACCCATTCATTGTCGTTCGGCCCCCACC encodes the following:
- a CDS encoding amidohydrolase; translated protein: MSDSDTSALLKADRIFFNGSIVTMNEGEAAPPEAVAVRGEKIVFVGDLAEAEAQWKGNSTRMQDLRGECLLPGFIDAHGHMGGVGLQAMLANLLAEPDGKVASVEDVVGTLSAWAKTDVGKRSKWIIGMGYDDSLIGGHPTLEDLERVSDADGQNRPVLAVHQSAHLGVVNAEGLRLLGYDLGAPQPLEETVFDPAFDLAVSGLNPLDSAGLYAAGRKEYNGFGFTTAQDGGVKRPILDYLRGLQNSTGFLIDLAVYFKASELVTDADWDRLDVKDDYFRGMRLAGVKLVLDGSPQGRTAWLTEPYFVQPVPGKEDGYSGYRILSDEDANDKVYQAFRRNIQVIAHVNGDAAIDQFIAAVDAACQRLGEPNAVHRRPVAIHAQTARRDQIEAFARLGIIPSFFTMHTFYWGEWYRSTVLGGARAENISPTAWALENGLRYTAHHDAPVALANSIAILSSQVTRVTRTTSAGGGTVIGAEQRVSVRDALRSLTSNAAYQYFEEKTKGTIETGKLADLVVLSVDPLTLAEPENLKSWEDVRVVETIRRGTTRFGSGEVKESEAGPEVANLGALVQYHC